The Lentzea guizhouensis genome contains a region encoding:
- a CDS encoding DUF5956 family protein, with protein MTDWNLFLIVDAEPEEISSTPPDRVVALQGRRLLPLPDNGYQLLLAWVAGPRRVVRTPAPPHPDSDVVDAFVNSYLVEAGAPPRPGGFHWYLDLPADVEPADVWRLVDGGSERGSQVDLRLVRQAMERGVDTLYHRA; from the coding sequence GTGACCGACTGGAACCTGTTCCTCATCGTCGACGCGGAGCCGGAGGAGATCTCCTCGACGCCACCCGACCGCGTGGTGGCGTTGCAGGGCAGGAGGCTGCTTCCGTTGCCCGACAACGGATACCAGCTCCTGCTGGCGTGGGTCGCAGGCCCGCGCCGGGTCGTGCGCACCCCGGCTCCGCCGCACCCGGACTCCGACGTCGTCGACGCCTTCGTGAACTCCTACCTCGTCGAGGCCGGCGCTCCGCCGCGCCCAGGCGGGTTCCACTGGTACCTCGACCTCCCGGCCGATGTGGAGCCCGCCGACGTGTGGCGCCTGGTGGACGGCGGGTCCGAACGAGGGTCGCAGGTGGACCTCCGCCTTGTCCGCCAAGCGATGGAACGCGGTGTGGACACTTTGTACCACCGGGCGTGA
- a CDS encoding helix-turn-helix domain-containing protein yields the protein MPRRERPLDEGESGLLQFAADLRRLRERAGGPTYRELSRRAHYSAAALSEAAGGRKLPSLAVTRAYAKACAADPDEWELRWRAVAETQPQASGDSPYVGLKAFEPGDAPKFFGRERLTVELLTTKNRFTGVFGPSGVGKSSLLKAGLVARTDGPVLLFTPGAHPREECAIALARLTGEDAVELAGELEDPGRLAEKHGGLVVVDQFEELFTLCRDEAHRAWLISALIGCGKVVIGTRADYYGHCAQYPELVEALRSSQVMVGAMTPDELRLAITEPAAHVGAKVETALLARLMADAVGQAAVLPLLSHALAETWQHRRGMTLTLAGYEEVGGLEHAVARTAQDLLAGLATEEQVKRVLLRLVTAENTKRRAHRDELEADEHVLAALAAARLVVLDRDGVELAHEALIRSWPALHGWVEENRENIKAQREITDATATWEALDRDAGVLFRGRRLANVPAELALNSRERAFLAASRAAEDEVTTSARRRNRRQRQLLAVLVALLVVAASSTVFALQATRNAEEQRTTTAVLKAVTEAAALRQDNPALAQQLALAAYQLVPLPQARNALRQEDVPAQTLRAADAEVTALVVGPTQQQVATGHRDGEVVLTTLDDLPAPRTSYEATRHDGPVTAMAVDPAGGLLASVGEDGSVHLVDISLGKPRDLGPLPARATAVAWRSSTLVTTDLDGALSFWTGLRDGRPACSPPPSPASAR from the coding sequence GTGCCGAGACGGGAACGCCCTCTCGACGAGGGCGAGAGCGGGCTCCTGCAGTTCGCCGCGGACCTCCGCAGGCTGCGGGAGCGGGCCGGCGGCCCCACCTACCGGGAGCTGAGCCGGCGGGCGCACTACTCGGCGGCGGCGTTGTCGGAGGCGGCGGGCGGGCGCAAGCTGCCGAGCCTCGCGGTGACGAGGGCGTACGCGAAGGCCTGCGCGGCCGACCCGGACGAGTGGGAGCTGCGGTGGCGTGCCGTCGCCGAGACGCAGCCGCAGGCGAGCGGGGACAGCCCGTACGTCGGGCTCAAGGCGTTCGAACCCGGCGACGCGCCGAAGTTCTTCGGCCGGGAGCGGCTCACGGTCGAGCTGCTGACGACGAAGAACCGGTTCACCGGTGTGTTCGGACCGTCCGGGGTGGGCAAGTCGTCGTTGCTGAAAGCCGGTCTGGTCGCGCGCACGGACGGCCCGGTGCTGTTGTTCACGCCCGGCGCGCACCCGCGGGAGGAGTGCGCGATCGCGCTGGCACGGCTCACCGGTGAGGACGCGGTGGAGCTCGCCGGCGAGCTGGAGGACCCCGGCAGGCTGGCGGAGAAGCACGGCGGGCTCGTCGTCGTGGACCAGTTCGAAGAGCTGTTCACGTTGTGCCGCGACGAAGCACATCGAGCGTGGCTCATCAGTGCGCTCATCGGGTGCGGCAAGGTCGTCATCGGCACGCGCGCCGACTACTACGGCCACTGCGCGCAGTACCCGGAGCTGGTGGAGGCGCTGCGGTCCAGCCAGGTCATGGTCGGCGCGATGACGCCGGACGAGCTGCGGCTCGCGATCACCGAACCCGCGGCCCACGTCGGCGCCAAGGTGGAGACCGCGTTGCTGGCCAGGCTGATGGCCGACGCCGTGGGCCAGGCCGCCGTTCTCCCGCTGCTGTCGCACGCGCTCGCCGAGACCTGGCAGCACCGGCGGGGCATGACGCTCACGCTCGCCGGTTATGAAGAGGTCGGCGGGCTCGAGCACGCCGTCGCCCGCACGGCCCAGGACCTGCTGGCCGGTCTCGCCACCGAGGAGCAGGTCAAGCGCGTGCTGCTGCGGCTCGTGACCGCCGAGAACACCAAACGCCGCGCCCACCGCGACGAGCTCGAAGCCGACGAGCACGTGCTGGCCGCCCTGGCCGCCGCCCGGCTGGTCGTGCTCGACCGCGACGGTGTCGAGCTCGCGCACGAGGCGTTGATCCGCAGCTGGCCCGCGTTGCACGGCTGGGTCGAGGAGAACCGGGAGAACATCAAGGCGCAGCGCGAGATCACCGACGCCACCGCGACGTGGGAGGCGCTCGACCGCGACGCCGGGGTGCTGTTCCGCGGCCGCCGGCTCGCGAACGTCCCCGCCGAGCTCGCGCTGAACTCCCGCGAGCGCGCGTTCCTGGCGGCGAGCCGGGCCGCGGAGGACGAGGTCACGACCAGTGCGCGAAGACGCAACCGGCGGCAGCGCCAGCTGCTGGCCGTGCTGGTCGCGTTGCTGGTGGTCGCCGCGAGCTCGACGGTGTTCGCCTTGCAGGCCACCAGGAACGCCGAGGAGCAGCGCACCACGACCGCCGTGCTCAAGGCGGTCACCGAGGCCGCCGCGTTGCGCCAGGACAACCCGGCGCTGGCCCAGCAGCTGGCGTTGGCCGCCTACCAGCTGGTGCCGCTCCCGCAGGCCCGCAACGCCCTGCGCCAGGAGGACGTGCCGGCGCAGACCCTGCGCGCGGCGGACGCCGAGGTCACCGCGCTGGTCGTCGGCCCGACACAGCAGCAGGTCGCGACCGGCCACCGCGACGGCGAGGTCGTGCTGACCACGCTCGACGACCTGCCGGCCCCGCGCACGTCGTACGAGGCCACCCGGCACGACGGCCCGGTCACCGCGATGGCCGTGGACCCGGCGGGCGGCCTGCTCGCCTCGGTGGGCGAGGACGGCTCCGTGCACCTCGTCGACATCTCCCTCGGCAAACCGCGCGACCTGGGTCCCCTGCCCGCCCGCGCCACCGCGGTCGCCTGGCGGAGCAGCACCCTGGTGACGACCGACCTCGACGGCGCGCTGAGCTTCTGGACCGGCCTGCGGGACGGTCGCCCCGCCTGCTCGCCACCGCCCAGCCCGGCCTCGGCCCGCTGA
- a CDS encoding WD40 repeat domain-containing protein, translated as MAARRGEPVEVALLRGHAGPVHAVGLTPKGDEVVTGGADRAVRLWNVDLRDPAVRICEQAVPRMTGTEWDRYFAGLDFAPPCRD; from the coding sequence GTGGCAGCTCGGCGCGGGGAGCCGGTCGAGGTGGCCCTGCTGCGGGGGCACGCGGGCCCGGTGCACGCGGTCGGCCTCACGCCGAAGGGCGACGAGGTGGTGACCGGTGGGGCGGACCGGGCGGTGCGGTTGTGGAACGTCGACCTGCGCGACCCGGCGGTCCGCATCTGCGAGCAGGCGGTCCCGCGGATGACCGGAACCGAGTGGGACCGCTACTTCGCCGGCCTCGACTTCGCCCCGCCGTGCCGCGACTGA
- a CDS encoding ABC transporter permease, translating to MNRFLQRWTVFAGLVAVWQVLGWLADDPFFPPPSEILTAAYEWWVVEPENFTEHVVPSVTRLLSGWAIASVIGVSLGLLLGRSDRAMEYAGPLLVFLRSIPPPALVPVFLLLFKAGTSMQLATIVFGVVWPVLLNSVDGARSVDVTKVDTSAVFRIPRWQWVLGVVLPAASPKIFAGLRVSLSLSLVLMVISELVGTDNGIGSQLMQAQREFDYTRMWAGIVLLGVLGYGLNTALLAVERRALAWQPRSRDEQHA from the coding sequence GTGAACCGATTTCTTCAACGGTGGACCGTGTTCGCCGGTCTTGTCGCCGTGTGGCAGGTCCTGGGCTGGCTCGCGGACGACCCGTTCTTCCCGCCGCCCTCCGAGATCCTGACCGCCGCCTACGAGTGGTGGGTGGTCGAGCCGGAGAACTTCACCGAGCACGTTGTACCGTCGGTGACCAGGTTGCTGTCGGGCTGGGCGATCGCCAGCGTGATCGGGGTGTCGCTGGGCCTGCTGCTCGGCCGTTCCGACCGGGCGATGGAGTACGCGGGGCCGCTGCTGGTGTTCCTGCGTTCGATCCCGCCGCCCGCGCTGGTGCCGGTGTTCCTGCTGCTGTTCAAGGCGGGCACCTCGATGCAGCTCGCGACGATCGTGTTCGGCGTGGTGTGGCCGGTGCTGCTCAACAGCGTCGACGGCGCGCGCTCGGTCGACGTGACCAAAGTGGACACTTCGGCGGTGTTCCGGATCCCGCGCTGGCAGTGGGTGCTCGGCGTGGTGCTGCCGGCCGCCTCTCCCAAGATCTTCGCGGGCCTGCGGGTCTCGCTCTCCCTCTCCCTGGTGCTGATGGTGATCTCCGAGCTGGTGGGCACCGACAACGGCATCGGGTCGCAACTCATGCAGGCACAGCGCGAGTTCGACTACACGCGCATGTGGGCCGGGATCGTCCTGCTGGGCGTGCTCGGCTACGGACTCAACACCGCGTTGCTCGCGGTGGAACGCAGGGCTTTGGCTTGGCAACCGAGGAGTCGTGATGAGCAACATGCTTGA
- a CDS encoding helix-turn-helix domain-containing protein: MPRGERPLGPEDTALLRFAGDLRRLRDHAGKPSYRELARLANYSPTALSDAAGGRKLPSLALTLAFVRACDGDPQEWTKRWRELAAEQVSPLQPSAPYVGTAPFHEKDVKKYFGREALVEQVLAHDKPFTAVFGPSGSGRTSLLEAGLLPALDHAVVITPANAPAGRPLDALAAALAGLFDTTAAQLAAELAADPDHLRLRVRQHCPGLVLLVDDFERALDADDFIAALTGCPRVVVAVRADFRHSVERHPVLAKMLPGNEVTIEAMTPEELRRAVTEPAAQLGVSVETALVARLVADVAGQQALPFVSQALIETWRRKRGMTLSLAGYEESGGIGHVMAQTAEAFFTALDAAGQQAARKVFLRLISMQRNGVLQRKTCQIDVEPRLLDLLTRTRLVTLGADGVELAHDAVLRWPRLRGWIDEESDNLRTHQQLVTAMELWESSDRDPGALYRGARLRKARELGDFLTAPERRFVELSAKRETRRSVALISVAAVLAALVPGSVIYALTNEQRITQLTDEAFGRQAMAESTALMEQGKPFADRFALVGYKVAPSPDAERTLRLANAWNRRIGFTGTPAENARVLTGPRGELAAVRDSDGTDRMWRVDEVDPVPGERFPAGHQVTHLAERRAITQDAAGQQYLWSVTDHTRMSLLHRLPDGFRAQDLSADGSRVVGYHDDADPGLLNPNTRGRAILLDLADGRAPVEIQMPMRSPDGVGLSRDGRELATALQDRAGGTTTVSQWRIGATLEPAAQSLVRPGLINKLTYSPDGRWLAGEHTPESAVEVWQLVPDGSPVPTATLSTTVPSGAWVSFGTDDRIAVVRAQTFEVYRLYPGGRQPDRLASVTGHGGSVYATYRPAHDDFLVRSGGTDPQLLRYELDASRIKREMCAEGRARLTDSEWVKSFGEAERVEVC; this comes from the coding sequence ATGCCACGAGGGGAACGACCGCTGGGGCCGGAGGACACCGCACTGCTCCGGTTCGCCGGTGACCTGCGCAGACTTCGTGACCACGCGGGCAAACCGAGCTACCGGGAGCTCGCGCGGCTGGCGAACTACTCGCCCACGGCCCTGTCCGACGCGGCGGGCGGGCGGAAGCTGCCGTCGCTCGCGTTGACCCTGGCGTTCGTGCGCGCCTGTGATGGTGACCCCCAGGAGTGGACGAAGCGGTGGCGGGAGCTCGCGGCCGAGCAGGTCTCGCCGTTGCAGCCCAGTGCGCCGTACGTGGGCACCGCGCCGTTCCACGAGAAGGACGTCAAGAAGTACTTCGGGCGTGAGGCACTCGTCGAGCAGGTGCTGGCCCACGACAAGCCGTTCACCGCGGTGTTCGGGCCCTCCGGTTCCGGGCGCACCTCCCTGCTCGAGGCCGGTCTGCTCCCCGCGCTCGACCACGCCGTGGTCATCACCCCCGCGAACGCCCCCGCCGGCCGTCCGCTCGACGCGCTGGCCGCCGCCCTCGCCGGCCTCTTCGACACCACCGCGGCGCAGCTCGCCGCCGAGCTCGCGGCCGACCCGGACCACCTGCGGCTGCGCGTCCGGCAGCACTGCCCCGGCCTCGTCCTGCTCGTCGACGACTTCGAGCGAGCCCTCGACGCCGACGACTTCATCGCCGCGCTCACCGGCTGCCCGCGCGTCGTGGTCGCCGTCCGCGCCGACTTCCGGCACAGCGTCGAACGGCACCCCGTGCTCGCGAAGATGCTCCCCGGCAACGAGGTCACCATCGAGGCGATGACCCCGGAGGAGCTGCGCCGCGCGGTCACCGAGCCCGCCGCCCAGCTCGGCGTGTCGGTCGAGACGGCACTCGTCGCGCGGCTGGTGGCGGACGTGGCCGGGCAGCAGGCGCTGCCGTTCGTGTCGCAGGCGTTGATCGAGACGTGGCGGCGCAAGCGGGGCATGACGCTCTCGCTCGCCGGCTACGAGGAGTCCGGCGGCATCGGGCACGTCATGGCGCAGACGGCCGAGGCGTTCTTCACCGCGCTGGACGCCGCCGGCCAGCAGGCCGCCCGCAAGGTGTTCCTGCGGTTGATCTCCATGCAGCGCAACGGGGTGCTGCAGCGCAAGACGTGCCAGATCGACGTCGAGCCGCGGCTGCTCGACCTGCTCACCCGCACCAGGCTCGTCACGCTGGGCGCGGACGGCGTGGAGCTCGCCCACGACGCGGTGCTGCGGTGGCCGCGGCTGCGCGGGTGGATCGACGAGGAGAGCGACAACCTCCGCACGCACCAGCAGCTCGTCACCGCGATGGAACTGTGGGAGTCGAGCGACCGCGACCCCGGCGCGCTCTACCGCGGTGCCCGGCTGCGCAAGGCCCGCGAGCTCGGCGACTTCCTGACCGCGCCGGAACGCCGGTTCGTCGAGCTGAGCGCCAAACGGGAGACCCGCCGCTCGGTGGCGTTGATCTCGGTCGCGGCCGTGCTCGCGGCGCTGGTGCCCGGCAGCGTGATCTACGCGCTCACCAACGAGCAGCGCATCACCCAGCTCACCGACGAGGCGTTCGGGCGGCAGGCGATGGCCGAGTCGACCGCGTTGATGGAGCAGGGCAAGCCGTTCGCGGACAGGTTCGCGCTCGTCGGGTACAAGGTGGCGCCGTCGCCGGACGCCGAGAGGACCCTGCGGCTGGCGAACGCGTGGAACCGCCGGATCGGCTTCACCGGCACCCCCGCGGAGAACGCCAGGGTGCTGACCGGGCCGCGCGGCGAGCTGGCCGCGGTGCGCGACAGCGACGGCACCGACCGGATGTGGCGCGTCGACGAGGTCGACCCGGTGCCGGGCGAGCGGTTCCCGGCCGGGCACCAGGTGACCCACCTCGCCGAGCGCAGGGCCATCACCCAGGACGCCGCCGGGCAGCAGTACCTGTGGTCGGTCACCGACCACACCAGGATGAGCCTGCTCCACCGGCTGCCGGACGGCTTCCGCGCGCAGGACCTCAGCGCGGACGGCTCGCGGGTCGTCGGCTACCACGACGACGCCGACCCCGGCCTGCTCAACCCGAACACCCGCGGCCGCGCCATCCTGCTGGACCTCGCCGACGGCCGGGCGCCGGTGGAGATCCAGATGCCGATGCGCAGCCCGGACGGCGTCGGGCTGAGCAGGGACGGCCGCGAGCTCGCCACCGCGTTGCAGGACCGGGCCGGCGGCACGACCACGGTCAGCCAGTGGCGGATCGGCGCGACGCTGGAGCCCGCCGCGCAGTCGCTGGTGCGCCCCGGCCTGATCAACAAGCTCACCTACAGCCCCGACGGGCGCTGGCTCGCGGGCGAGCACACCCCGGAGTCGGCCGTCGAGGTGTGGCAGCTGGTGCCGGACGGCTCACCGGTGCCCACCGCCACGCTGTCGACCACGGTGCCCAGCGGCGCCTGGGTCAGCTTCGGCACCGACGACCGCATCGCCGTGGTGCGCGCCCAGACCTTCGAGGTGTACCGGCTCTACCCCGGCGGCAGGCAACCCGACCGGCTCGCCTCGGTCACCGGGCACGGTGGGTCGGTCTACGCGACCTACCGGCCGGCGCACGACGACTTCCTCGTCCGCAGCGGGGGCACCGATCCGCAGCTGCTGCGCTACGAGCTCGACGCGAGCCGCATCAAGCGCGAGATGTGCGCGGAGGGGCGCGCGAGGCTCACCGACTCCGAATGGGTGAAGAGCTTCGGCGAAGCGGAGCGCGTGGAGGTCTGCTGA
- a CDS encoding IniB N-terminal domain-containing protein, producing MSTLHDFTLNLLSDLDAREAFQLDPQGVLEAAGLGDITPGEIQEILPLVLDTASVAKIDALDDVLSTSGDLGAADQLKLVTGNLEGITSITDVASVGGLPTAATALVTDFGNIGDVTKTLDVVTNVTDIATENPVVSTVTDVVDVKDVVNTDVLVKDLDTDVLVKDVVDTDVLLKDTDVLVKDVANLDLDVKDAVDLTDNVVQDVAQVGDIHHSVGQVVGDLSIGNVGDLDLLDGGLGNGNDVNIHF from the coding sequence ATGAGCACCCTGCACGACTTCACCCTCAACCTGCTGAGCGACCTGGACGCCCGCGAGGCGTTCCAGCTGGACCCGCAGGGCGTGCTCGAGGCCGCCGGTCTGGGCGACATCACCCCCGGCGAGATCCAGGAGATCCTCCCGCTGGTGCTCGACACCGCGTCCGTCGCGAAGATCGACGCCCTCGACGACGTGCTCTCCACCTCCGGCGACCTCGGTGCCGCTGACCAGCTCAAGCTCGTCACCGGCAACCTCGAGGGCATCACCTCGATCACCGACGTCGCGAGCGTCGGCGGCCTGCCGACCGCGGCGACCGCGCTGGTCACCGACTTCGGCAACATCGGCGACGTGACCAAGACGCTCGACGTCGTCACGAACGTCACCGACATCGCCACCGAGAACCCCGTCGTCTCGACGGTCACCGACGTCGTGGACGTCAAGGACGTCGTGAACACCGACGTGCTGGTAAAGGACCTCGACACCGACGTGCTCGTGAAGGACGTCGTCGACACCGACGTGCTCCTCAAGGACACGGACGTGCTGGTCAAGGACGTCGCGAACCTCGACCTCGATGTGAAGGACGCCGTGGACCTGACCGACAACGTGGTGCAGGACGTGGCCCAGGTCGGCGACATCCACCACTCGGTCGGCCAGGTCGTCGGCGACCTGAGCATCGGCAACGTCGGTGACCTCGACCTGCTCGACGGCGGCCTGGGCAACGGCAACGACGTCAACATCCACTTCTGA
- a CDS encoding ABC transporter ATP-binding protein yields the protein MSNMLEVADLGHTYGDYEAIGGLSFTVRAGELVCVVGPSGCGKSTLLRTISGLIEPSRGDVSLKGSHLAVVFQDYSRSLFPWLTVQGNVEFPLRALPRAERRARAAEALEWVGLGKAAKKRPWQLSGGMQQRVAIARALAYRPALLLMDEPFASVDAQTRFELEDLLLKVRREHDTTVLVVTHDIDESVYLGDRILVLSGSPARLVADLDVPLPAERDQVTTRTDEAFVALRSRVARLLNVGKTSLDVDKWAAAERESLSETVSS from the coding sequence ATGAGCAACATGCTTGAGGTGGCCGACCTAGGCCACACCTACGGCGACTACGAAGCCATTGGGGGGCTGTCGTTCACCGTGCGCGCCGGCGAGCTCGTGTGCGTGGTCGGTCCCTCTGGCTGCGGCAAGTCGACCCTGCTGCGCACCATCTCCGGCCTGATCGAACCGTCGCGCGGGGACGTGTCCCTGAAGGGCTCGCACCTCGCGGTCGTGTTCCAGGACTACTCGCGGTCGCTCTTCCCGTGGCTGACCGTGCAGGGCAACGTGGAGTTCCCGCTGCGCGCGCTGCCGCGTGCCGAGCGCCGGGCACGTGCGGCGGAGGCGCTGGAGTGGGTGGGGCTGGGCAAGGCCGCGAAGAAGCGGCCGTGGCAGCTCTCCGGTGGCATGCAGCAGCGCGTCGCGATCGCGCGGGCGCTGGCGTACCGGCCGGCTCTGTTGCTGATGGACGAACCTTTCGCCTCTGTGGACGCGCAGACCCGCTTCGAGCTCGAGGACCTGCTGCTGAAGGTCCGCCGCGAGCACGACACGACCGTCCTGGTCGTCACGCACGACATCGACGAGTCGGTGTACCTGGGTGACCGCATCCTGGTCCTCTCCGGCTCTCCCGCCCGTCTCGTGGCCGATCTGGACGTTCCCCTGCCCGCCGAGCGCGACCAGGTGACGACCCGGACCGACGAGGCCTTCGTGGCGCTGCGTTCGCGGGTGGCCCGGCTGCTCAACGTCGGCAAGACCTCCCTGGACGTGGACAAGTGGGCCGCGGCCGAGCGCGAGTCGCTCAGCGAGACCGTCAGCTCCTGA
- a CDS encoding ABC transporter permease — MRAFTRGLLGIAGFLALWELLGRSPLIPAEALPPPSVVFGELVAQLVDPVFLSHVVATVLALLIAIAAAIAIAVPSGLVLGSVPAVRHATRAVVEFLRPIPSVALIPLALVILGFGPETKIALAVYAAVWPILFNTIYALDELDPLQVETARVFGTGRVGVLFRVALPSALPFVLTGIRLAATTALIVMVSVELMAGADIGLGYFIMEARSGPGRMDQVLAGTVVAGTIGVLLNNGLERVRRRWVAW; from the coding sequence GTGCGTGCGTTCACAAGGGGACTCCTCGGCATCGCCGGGTTCCTCGCGCTCTGGGAGCTCTTAGGACGCTCTCCCCTCATCCCAGCGGAAGCCCTCCCACCACCGTCCGTCGTGTTCGGAGAGCTGGTCGCCCAGCTGGTCGACCCCGTCTTCCTGAGCCACGTCGTGGCAACGGTGCTGGCGCTGCTGATCGCCATCGCGGCCGCCATCGCCATCGCGGTACCGAGTGGACTCGTGCTCGGCAGTGTCCCCGCCGTGCGCCACGCGACCCGCGCGGTCGTGGAGTTCCTGCGCCCGATCCCTTCCGTGGCACTGATTCCGCTCGCGCTGGTGATCCTCGGGTTCGGCCCGGAAACGAAGATCGCGCTCGCGGTGTACGCCGCGGTGTGGCCGATCTTGTTCAACACCATCTACGCGCTCGACGAGCTCGACCCGTTGCAGGTCGAGACGGCCAGGGTCTTCGGCACCGGCCGCGTCGGCGTGCTGTTCCGGGTGGCGCTGCCGAGCGCGCTGCCGTTCGTCCTCACCGGAATCCGGCTCGCGGCCACGACCGCGTTGATCGTGATGGTGAGCGTCGAGCTGATGGCCGGTGCCGACATCGGGCTCGGCTACTTCATCATGGAGGCCCGCAGCGGTCCCGGCCGGATGGACCAGGTCCTGGCCGGCACGGTGGTCGCGGGCACGATCGGTGTCCTGCTCAACAACGGTCTCGAGCGCGTGCGGCGCCGGTGGGTGGCCTGGTGA